A stretch of the Haloarcula ordinaria genome encodes the following:
- a CDS encoding class I SAM-dependent methyltransferase — MDRNEIRAAWDAVAETYAQRRDPSGSDAALIDDLLAELPPAPTVLDVGCGDGARTLANLPAGSVGLDFSRRSLALAAETVPDARLVQGEMTALPVADDSVDAVTAYHAVFHVPRERQPAVYREFARVLGPDGLVLLTLPGGRFETVRRGWMGGSMFFSAPGRQATLDQLRDAGFDEVWTEMADDPLGTSTEFAFARRG, encoded by the coding sequence ATGGACCGAAACGAGATTCGGGCGGCCTGGGACGCCGTCGCGGAGACGTACGCTCAACGCCGCGACCCGAGCGGGTCCGACGCCGCGCTCATCGACGACCTGCTCGCCGAGCTCCCGCCGGCCCCGACGGTGCTGGACGTGGGCTGTGGCGACGGCGCGCGGACGCTCGCGAACCTCCCGGCCGGCAGCGTCGGCCTCGATTTCTCTCGGCGGAGCCTGGCGCTTGCAGCCGAGACGGTCCCCGACGCGCGGCTGGTGCAGGGCGAGATGACCGCGCTCCCAGTCGCGGACGACAGCGTCGATGCCGTCACCGCCTACCACGCCGTCTTCCACGTGCCCAGAGAGCGCCAGCCCGCAGTGTACCGCGAGTTCGCCCGCGTCCTCGGCCCCGACGGCCTCGTCCTGCTGACACTCCCCGGCGGCCGGTTCGAGACCGTCCGGCGGGGCTGGATGGGCGGCTCGATGTTCTTCTCCGCGCCGGGCCGGCAGGCGACGCTGGACCAGCTGCGCGACGCGGGATTCGACGAGGTGTGGACCGAGATGGCCGACGACCCGCTGGGGACGTCCACGGAGTTCGCGTTCGCGAGGCGGGGGTGA
- a CDS encoding HAD family hydrolase, with translation MEKYDQLYHLYQTTDTETLRAYQEFVDLFPPLRSTVALDQWDAVRAELDERKTAISEEFPTTGETYAELAARLTREEAFTALDLYSKYDRRVNVLVLDVDETLRSAGDTDNEIPRSTLHLLTQFHEQGVPIVVVTGQTLENVKGFMIQGLGNEVVSSGNMSIVFETGNAVFTPGHGSDTKRLLYERLDPEIVAVFDAVRGRVLSDAPESVVHGCHLQGNEFNVTLKPNAEVGSEAAAEVIDEAVCHLCALVGRAVADAVGESIDDPAALARTYFARDPELARVFAEAGVSADADLEAAPEAVLDILERIDVGYYEADAVELVSLELDKATGVREAFDVLGIDDPFGIVMGDSKSDLRVMEWVAEADAGISAAPEHASQAVLDHVRAHDDLVYEPGEASSVLHIVYGLNLLAELDERRS, from the coding sequence ATGGAGAAATACGACCAGCTCTACCACCTCTACCAGACGACCGACACCGAGACGCTGCGGGCCTACCAGGAGTTCGTCGACCTCTTTCCCCCGCTGCGGTCGACGGTCGCCCTCGACCAGTGGGACGCCGTGCGGGCGGAGCTCGACGAGCGCAAGACCGCCATCAGCGAGGAGTTCCCGACGACGGGGGAGACCTACGCCGAGCTCGCCGCACGGCTGACCCGCGAGGAGGCATTCACCGCGCTCGACCTCTACTCGAAGTACGACCGGCGCGTCAACGTCCTCGTGCTGGACGTCGACGAGACGCTGCGGTCGGCCGGCGACACCGACAACGAGATCCCCCGGAGCACGCTCCACCTCCTGACCCAGTTCCACGAGCAGGGCGTCCCCATCGTCGTGGTGACGGGCCAGACCTTAGAGAACGTCAAGGGGTTCATGATTCAGGGGCTGGGCAACGAAGTCGTCTCCTCGGGGAACATGAGCATCGTCTTCGAGACGGGGAACGCCGTCTTCACGCCGGGTCACGGCTCCGACACGAAACGGTTGCTCTACGAGCGACTCGACCCCGAGATCGTCGCCGTCTTCGACGCGGTCCGCGGACGTGTGCTCTCCGACGCCCCCGAGTCCGTCGTCCACGGCTGTCACCTCCAGGGCAACGAGTTCAACGTCACGCTGAAGCCCAACGCCGAAGTGGGCAGCGAGGCCGCCGCCGAGGTTATCGACGAAGCCGTCTGTCACCTCTGTGCGCTCGTCGGCCGGGCCGTCGCCGACGCCGTCGGGGAGTCGATCGACGACCCCGCGGCCCTGGCCCGGACGTACTTCGCACGCGACCCGGAGCTGGCCCGCGTGTTCGCCGAGGCCGGCGTGTCAGCCGACGCCGACCTCGAAGCAGCACCCGAGGCCGTGCTCGATATCCTCGAACGCATCGACGTGGGCTACTACGAGGCCGATGCCGTCGAACTCGTCAGCCTGGAACTCGACAAGGCCACCGGCGTGCGGGAGGCGTTCGACGTGCTGGGCATCGACGACCCCTTCGGCATCGTGATGGGCGACAGCAAGAGCGACCTGCGCGTCATGGAGTGGGTGGCCGAGGCCGACGCCGGCATCTCGGCGGCGCCGGAACACGCCTCGCAGGCCGTCCTCGACCACGTCCGGGCGCACGACGACCTCGTCTACGAACCCGGCGAAGCGAGTTCTGTCCTCCACATCGTCTACGGCCTGAACCTGCTCGCCGAACTCGACGAACGGCGGTCCTGA